Proteins encoded by one window of Azospirillum thiophilum:
- a CDS encoding sensor histidine kinase yields the protein MWRKSASATDGTYSLRRRLFVRLLGVLAVLTGGLFLFVDAYARRAADAAFDRLLAASALSIADAVRVQDGRFLVDLPYSSLSILAQGGAQDGVEDGPQGGRDRLFYRIAAPDGSPITGYDDLPVTARPGASVRPRFADATYRDARVRIATLDRFVAHPGLAGWVTIAVAQTREERQALARDILANAFLPIVFALLAVAGLVWFGIRQALAPLGTLERALRDRHARDLSPIAMPPPQEVSQLVHAINQLMERLKSNLDTMQTFLADAAHQIRTPLASLRLQAELAADEDDPAALRRIAQRVHRNAVEASHLTSQLLNHAMVMHRSEALKPADVDVGALLEQVIQRARPVAGETAIRLEIEPEAEPGLVPGDAISLREALTNLVDNAVKYAGAEAAIEVSLARRPGDRGLRIEVADRGPGIPDAEKATVLTRFGRGSSAAGIAGSGLGLAIVHSVAEAHGAALSLLDRPGGGLVARIDLPAPAPVSTGAAPGTSAGRAALLAATLAFIATLCPPTQAMAQAAAKTAAQTTLTYPAPGTARERLRIHAATDRQAMEPLVLDFQRVNPDVTVEYVDVGTSELYARAVRDADTDKPDLLISSAADLQVKLVNDGHTQPHVPADTHFLPGWANWRNEAFGFTFEPAVIAYDRNRLPDDRVPRTRDALIRLLREDRAHYGRLVATYDVAGSGIGYLLASHDALLFSQYWQLVGLMGNAQVRTACCTADLLDMVERGEALIAYNVLGSYARARVAAGAPIGIVMPEDYTLVISRVAVIPKSAPRPGLAGRFIDYLLSTRGQEVVAGRSALYALSSTVTREASASGLRSSTVAPLHPIALSAALLVFLDPLKHRHFLKLWQSATQLP from the coding sequence ATGTGGCGGAAATCCGCATCGGCGACTGACGGCACCTATTCGCTGCGCCGCCGCCTGTTCGTCCGGCTGCTCGGCGTCCTGGCGGTGCTGACCGGCGGGCTGTTCCTGTTCGTCGACGCCTATGCCAGGCGGGCCGCCGACGCCGCCTTCGACCGGCTGCTGGCAGCGTCGGCCCTGTCCATCGCCGACGCGGTGCGGGTGCAGGATGGCCGTTTCCTGGTCGACCTGCCCTATTCCTCGCTCAGCATCCTGGCCCAGGGCGGGGCACAGGATGGGGTGGAGGACGGGCCGCAGGGCGGACGCGACCGCCTTTTCTACCGCATCGCCGCGCCCGACGGTTCGCCCATCACCGGTTACGACGACCTGCCGGTGACCGCCAGGCCCGGCGCCAGCGTGCGCCCGCGCTTCGCCGACGCCACCTACCGCGACGCCCGAGTGCGAATCGCCACCCTCGACCGCTTCGTCGCGCATCCGGGCCTCGCCGGCTGGGTGACCATCGCCGTCGCCCAGACGCGGGAGGAGCGGCAGGCCCTGGCCCGCGACATCCTCGCCAACGCCTTCCTGCCCATCGTCTTCGCCCTGCTCGCCGTGGCCGGGCTGGTGTGGTTCGGCATCCGGCAGGCGCTGGCCCCGCTCGGCACGCTGGAACGCGCGCTGCGCGACCGGCACGCCCGCGACCTCTCCCCCATCGCCATGCCACCGCCGCAGGAGGTGTCGCAGCTCGTCCACGCCATCAACCAGCTGATGGAACGGCTGAAATCCAACCTGGACACCATGCAGACCTTCCTGGCCGACGCCGCGCACCAGATCCGCACGCCACTCGCCAGCCTGCGCCTCCAGGCCGAGCTGGCGGCGGACGAGGACGACCCCGCCGCCCTGCGCCGGATCGCCCAGCGCGTCCACCGCAACGCCGTGGAGGCGAGCCACCTCACCAGCCAGCTTCTCAACCACGCCATGGTGATGCACCGCAGCGAAGCGTTGAAGCCGGCGGACGTCGATGTCGGCGCCCTGCTGGAGCAGGTGATCCAGCGGGCGCGTCCGGTCGCCGGGGAAACCGCGATCCGGCTGGAGATCGAGCCCGAGGCCGAACCGGGCCTTGTCCCCGGCGACGCCATCAGCCTGCGCGAGGCGCTGACCAACCTCGTCGACAATGCGGTGAAATATGCCGGTGCCGAAGCCGCCATCGAGGTGTCGCTGGCCCGCCGCCCCGGCGACCGCGGGCTGCGCATCGAAGTGGCCGACCGCGGCCCCGGCATCCCCGACGCGGAGAAGGCCACCGTGCTGACCCGCTTCGGGCGCGGCAGCTCGGCGGCCGGCATCGCCGGCAGCGGGCTGGGGCTGGCCATCGTCCATTCGGTGGCGGAGGCGCATGGCGCCGCCCTGTCGCTGCTCGACCGTCCCGGCGGCGGGCTGGTCGCGCGGATCGATCTCCCCGCTCCGGCCCCCGTTTCCACCGGCGCTGCGCCCGGCACGTCCGCCGGCCGGGCGGCCTTGCTGGCGGCGACCTTGGCCTTCATCGCCACCCTCTGTCCGCCCACCCAGGCCATGGCGCAAGCGGCGGCGAAGACGGCGGCCCAGACCACCCTCACCTATCCCGCCCCCGGCACGGCGCGCGAGCGGCTGCGCATCCATGCGGCGACCGACCGTCAGGCGATGGAACCGCTGGTCCTCGACTTCCAGCGCGTCAACCCGGACGTCACAGTCGAGTATGTCGACGTCGGCACCTCCGAGCTGTACGCCCGCGCGGTCAGGGATGCCGACACCGACAAGCCGGACCTGCTGATCAGCTCCGCCGCCGACCTCCAGGTCAAGCTGGTGAATGACGGGCACACCCAGCCCCATGTCCCCGCCGACACCCATTTCCTGCCGGGCTGGGCCAACTGGCGGAACGAGGCCTTCGGCTTCACCTTCGAGCCGGCGGTGATCGCCTACGACCGCAACCGCCTCCCCGACGACCGGGTGCCGCGCACCCGCGACGCGCTGATCCGGCTGCTGCGCGAGGACCGCGCCCATTACGGCCGGCTGGTCGCCACCTACGACGTGGCCGGCAGCGGCATCGGCTACCTGCTGGCCTCCCACGACGCGCTGCTGTTCAGCCAGTACTGGCAGCTGGTGGGGCTGATGGGCAACGCCCAGGTGCGGACGGCCTGCTGCACCGCCGACCTCCTCGACATGGTGGAGCGGGGCGAGGCGCTGATCGCCTACAATGTCCTCGGCTCCTACGCACGGGCACGGGTGGCGGCGGGAGCGCCCATCGGCATCGTGATGCCGGAGGACTACACGCTCGTCATCTCGCGCGTCGCGGTAATTCCGAAATCGGCCCCCCGCCCCGGCCTGGCCGGCCGCTTCATCGATTACCTGCTGTCCACCCGCGGCCAGGAGGTGGTCGCCGGCCGCTCCGCCCTCTACGCCCTCTCCTCCACCGTGACCCGCGAGGCTTCGGCCTCCGGCCTGCGTTCCAGCACCGTTGCACCGCTCCATCCCATCGCGCTCAGCGCGGCGCTGCTGGTCTTCCTCGACCCGCTGAAGCACCGGCATTTCCTGAAACTGTGGCAATCAGCGACCCAACTGCCCTGA
- a CDS encoding response regulator transcription factor, giving the protein MRILVVEDTEDLADAIVHRLRKLGYAVDWVADGHEAEELLRREPYQLVLLDIMLPGIDGQALLGQLRRRRNATPVLMMTARSQVDVKIDLLDLGADDFIVKPFDLRELEARCRALLRRSQGMASSRTQFGNILFDAAAKTVQVDGRPVELGGREFRLLELFLGGLGSVMSKEDLMDRLFSLDQPTALNAIELYVSRLRRKMQGSSMEIRTVRGLGYVAEIRIGD; this is encoded by the coding sequence ATGCGCATTCTCGTCGTCGAGGACACCGAGGATCTGGCCGACGCCATCGTCCACCGCCTGCGCAAGCTGGGCTACGCGGTGGACTGGGTGGCCGACGGCCACGAGGCGGAGGAGCTGCTGCGCCGGGAACCCTACCAGCTCGTCCTGCTCGACATCATGCTGCCGGGCATCGACGGGCAGGCGCTGCTTGGCCAACTGCGCCGGCGCCGCAACGCCACCCCGGTGCTGATGATGACCGCCCGCTCGCAGGTCGACGTGAAGATCGACCTGCTCGACCTCGGCGCCGACGACTTCATCGTCAAGCCCTTCGACCTGCGCGAGCTGGAGGCACGCTGCCGGGCGCTGCTGCGCCGCTCCCAGGGCATGGCGTCGTCGCGCACGCAGTTCGGCAACATACTGTTCGACGCCGCGGCCAAGACGGTGCAGGTGGACGGCCGGCCGGTCGAGCTGGGCGGGCGCGAATTCCGCCTGCTGGAACTCTTCCTCGGCGGGCTCGGCAGCGTGATGTCGAAGGAGGATCTGATGGACCGCCTGTTCAGCCTGGACCAGCCCACCGCGCTGAACGCCATCGAGTTGTACGTGTCGCGGCTGCGGCGCAAGATGCAGGGATCGTCCATGGAGATCCGCACGGTTCGGGGGCTGGGATATGTGGCGGAAATCCGCATCGGCGACTGA
- a CDS encoding universal stress protein produces MKKVLVPLTGRPLDRRAVAAAFLVAERFGARLEGLSVMPQVEIRTSIESAAIPKALVDQLMRIGQAEQAEVVDAAHRLFDEFGSQHGGSVAASWQQATGPLAETVAEEARLADVTVIAQASDGTNAMGPVIEAALFGSGRPLLLAPRAEPSTLGGSVAVAWDGGAAAARAVAAAIPFLHRAEKVVVLSTDTPQDCRSADPDRLTGYLALHGIAATVQGIAVSGQGIGRALLETAETLGCDLLVMGGYGHSRVRERVWGGVTLDILREPPTLPILMAH; encoded by the coding sequence ATGAAGAAGGTTCTCGTCCCCCTCACCGGCCGTCCGCTGGACCGCCGCGCCGTCGCCGCCGCCTTCCTGGTCGCCGAACGCTTCGGCGCCCGGCTGGAGGGGCTGAGTGTCATGCCCCAGGTCGAAATCCGCACCTCCATCGAAAGCGCCGCCATCCCCAAGGCGCTGGTGGACCAGTTGATGCGCATCGGGCAGGCCGAGCAGGCCGAGGTCGTCGACGCCGCCCACCGCCTGTTCGACGAGTTCGGCAGCCAGCACGGCGGCAGCGTCGCCGCCAGCTGGCAGCAGGCGACCGGCCCGCTGGCGGAGACGGTGGCGGAGGAGGCCCGTCTGGCCGACGTCACCGTGATCGCCCAGGCGTCCGACGGCACCAACGCCATGGGCCCGGTGATCGAGGCGGCGCTGTTCGGCTCCGGCCGGCCGCTGTTGCTGGCGCCGCGGGCGGAGCCCTCGACGCTGGGCGGCTCGGTCGCGGTCGCCTGGGACGGCGGCGCGGCGGCGGCCCGCGCGGTCGCCGCGGCGATCCCCTTCCTGCACCGGGCCGAAAAGGTGGTGGTGCTGTCCACCGACACGCCGCAGGACTGTCGCTCGGCCGACCCGGACCGCCTGACCGGCTATCTCGCCCTGCACGGCATCGCCGCGACCGTCCAGGGCATCGCCGTTTCCGGCCAGGGGATCGGCCGGGCATTGCTGGAGACCGCCGAGACCCTCGGCTGCGACCTGCTGGTGATGGGCGGCTACGGCCACAGCCGGGTCCGCGAACGGGTCTGGGGCGGGGTGACGCTCGACATCCTGCGGGAACCGCCTACCCTGCCGATCCTAATGGCCCATTGA
- a CDS encoding TerC family protein, whose amino-acid sequence MDSLDLWPQLVALGQVVAIDLVLAGDNAIVVGMAAAAVPLAQRRKVIFWGIAAAIGLRIFFALITAQLLAIIGLTLAGGVLLLWVCWKMFRELRSHGTDEVAPDEAMDAPDISPGGGPGGGVSGAAMGTAAAAAAGGATVGAAIWQIVVADVSMSLDNVLAVAGAAKDHPTILVIGLILSVVLMGAAANMIAHLLHKHRWIGWVGLLIITYVAIDMIWRGSREVLRHTAWIL is encoded by the coding sequence ATGGACTCCCTCGATCTCTGGCCCCAGCTCGTCGCGCTGGGGCAGGTCGTCGCGATCGATCTGGTGCTGGCCGGCGACAACGCCATCGTCGTCGGCATGGCCGCCGCCGCGGTGCCGCTGGCCCAGCGCCGCAAGGTCATCTTCTGGGGCATCGCCGCCGCCATCGGGCTGCGCATCTTCTTCGCCCTGATCACCGCCCAGCTGCTCGCCATCATCGGGCTGACGCTGGCCGGCGGCGTGCTGCTGCTGTGGGTGTGCTGGAAGATGTTCCGCGAGCTGCGCTCCCACGGCACCGACGAGGTCGCCCCCGACGAGGCGATGGACGCCCCGGACATCTCCCCGGGTGGCGGCCCGGGCGGCGGCGTTTCCGGTGCCGCCATGGGCACCGCGGCGGCAGCGGCGGCCGGCGGCGCCACGGTCGGGGCCGCCATCTGGCAGATCGTCGTGGCCGACGTGTCGATGTCGCTCGACAATGTGCTGGCGGTGGCAGGAGCGGCCAAGGACCATCCGACCATCCTGGTCATCGGCCTGATCCTGTCGGTGGTGCTGATGGGTGCGGCGGCCAACATGATCGCGCATCTGCTGCACAAGCACCGCTGGATCGGCTGGGTCGGCCTGCTGATCATCACCTACGTCGCCATCGACATGATCTGGCGCGGCAGCCGGGAGGTGCTTCGCCACACCGCCTGGATTCTGTAA
- a CDS encoding tripartite tricarboxylate transporter permease: MDTLAALGHGFLVALTPYNLLWSAIGVTVGTAVGVLPGIGPALTVALLLPVTYHLEPTSAFIMFAGIYYGAMYGGSTTSILLNAPGESGSIVTAIDGHAMARQGRGAQALATAAIGSFVAGTIATAALTFVAPLMVKMALLFGPAEYFALMVLALTTVTAVLGNSLARGLGSLFFGLALGLVGIDMQTGQARLAFGVPELLDGIDTVVVAVGLFAVGETLYVASRYRFETEEIFALKGSKWMSREDWSRSWKPWLRGTLLGFPIGALPAGGSEIPTFLSYLVEKRLAKKPEEFGHGAIEAVAGPEAANNASAAGVLAPLLSLGLPTSATAAIMLAAFQQYGLQPGPTLFDSNPELVWGMIASLYIGNVLLLLLNLPLVGMWVKLLLIPRPWLYAGILVFSTLGAYTLNNNVVDLVILWVIGLVGFGMRVLNVPVAPCVVGLILGPLAEQQFRRALAISQGDPTVFVTHPISAALLAIAVLLVVGPLLMRRRSRAAAT, encoded by the coding sequence ATGGACACCCTCGCCGCGCTCGGCCACGGCTTCCTCGTGGCGCTGACGCCGTACAATCTCCTGTGGTCGGCCATCGGCGTCACCGTGGGCACGGCGGTCGGCGTCCTGCCCGGCATCGGCCCGGCGCTCACCGTCGCGCTGCTGCTGCCGGTCACCTACCATCTGGAGCCGACCTCCGCCTTCATCATGTTCGCCGGCATCTATTACGGCGCCATGTATGGCGGCTCGACCACTTCGATCCTGCTGAACGCGCCGGGCGAATCCGGCAGCATCGTCACCGCCATCGACGGCCACGCCATGGCCCGCCAGGGCCGCGGCGCCCAGGCGCTGGCCACCGCCGCCATCGGCTCCTTCGTCGCCGGCACCATCGCCACCGCGGCGCTGACCTTCGTCGCGCCGCTGATGGTGAAGATGGCGCTGCTGTTCGGACCGGCCGAATATTTCGCGCTGATGGTGCTGGCGCTGACCACCGTCACCGCGGTGCTGGGCAATTCGCTGGCGCGCGGCCTGGGCAGCCTGTTCTTCGGGCTGGCGCTGGGGCTGGTCGGCATCGACATGCAGACCGGGCAGGCCCGCCTCGCCTTCGGCGTGCCGGAACTGCTGGACGGCATCGACACCGTGGTCGTCGCGGTCGGCCTGTTCGCGGTCGGCGAGACGCTCTACGTCGCCTCGCGCTACCGCTTCGAGACCGAGGAGATCTTCGCGCTGAAGGGCTCCAAATGGATGAGCCGGGAGGACTGGTCGCGCTCGTGGAAGCCGTGGCTGCGCGGCACCCTGCTGGGCTTCCCCATCGGCGCCCTGCCGGCCGGCGGCAGCGAGATCCCGACCTTCCTCTCCTATCTGGTCGAAAAGCGCCTCGCCAAGAAGCCGGAGGAGTTCGGCCACGGCGCCATCGAGGCGGTCGCCGGGCCGGAGGCCGCCAACAACGCGTCCGCCGCCGGGGTGTTGGCGCCGTTGCTGTCGCTCGGCCTGCCGACCTCGGCCACCGCGGCGATCATGCTGGCCGCCTTCCAGCAATACGGCCTGCAACCCGGTCCGACGCTGTTCGACAGCAACCCGGAACTGGTCTGGGGCATGATCGCCAGCCTCTATATCGGCAACGTCCTGCTGCTGCTGCTGAACCTGCCGCTGGTGGGCATGTGGGTGAAGCTGCTGCTGATCCCGCGGCCGTGGCTCTATGCCGGCATCCTGGTGTTCTCGACGCTCGGCGCCTACACGCTGAACAACAACGTGGTCGATCTGGTCATCCTGTGGGTGATCGGGTTGGTCGGCTTCGGCATGCGGGTGCTGAACGTGCCGGTGGCGCCCTGCGTCGTCGGGCTGATCCTGGGGCCGCTGGCCGAACAGCAGTTCCGCCGGGCGCTCGCCATCAGCCAGGGCGACCCCACGGTGTTCGTCACCCATCCGATCTCGGCGGCGCTGCTCGCCATCGCCGTCCTGCTGGTGGTCGGCCCGCTGCTGATGCGCCGCCGCAGCCGCGCCGCGGCGACCTGA
- a CDS encoding tripartite tricarboxylate transporter TctB family protein — MTTARSLRIGEALLGGGLSALGALIAIETMLTPSAGRSVVGPALFPYLISGGLVLIGLSLLREAFAGHIAHETGLELDLRAVALVAAGLAAQFLLIEFLGWIPSAALLFVAVARAFGSRRYLPNAALGLLLAGGTFVVFNYGLDLNLPIGSVGEWFAPAE; from the coding sequence ATGACCACTGCCCGCAGCCTGCGGATCGGCGAAGCCTTGCTCGGCGGCGGCCTGTCCGCCCTCGGCGCGCTGATCGCGATCGAAACCATGCTGACCCCGTCCGCCGGCCGCAGCGTCGTCGGCCCCGCCCTCTTCCCCTACCTGATCTCGGGCGGGCTGGTGCTGATCGGCCTGTCGCTGCTGCGCGAGGCCTTCGCCGGCCACATCGCCCATGAAACCGGGCTGGAGTTGGACCTGCGGGCGGTGGCGCTCGTCGCCGCCGGGCTGGCCGCCCAGTTCCTGCTGATCGAATTCCTCGGCTGGATACCGTCCGCCGCCCTGCTGTTCGTTGCGGTGGCGCGGGCCTTCGGCAGCCGGCGCTACCTGCCGAACGCCGCGCTCGGGCTGCTGCTCGCCGGCGGCACCTTCGTCGTCTTCAATTACGGCCTCGACCTCAACCTGCCCATCGGCAGCGTCGGCGAGTGGTTCGCGCCGGCCGAATAA
- a CDS encoding Bug family tripartite tricarboxylate transporter substrate binding protein, which produces MGSRHSRLSKGLFKGLFTAAALAAAALTATPSLAELKGLEIIAPASPGGGWDQHARTLQQVLQNQKLASGIQVANIPGAGGTIGLAQFVTAKKRSPAILVGGQIMLGAIVMNKSAVTLDQVAPLARLTGEYTAIVVPADSPIKSFADLLQKFKADPGSVSWGGGSAGGSDQILAGLIAKTVGVDPAKVNYVATAGGGELLASALGGHVTLGMGGYNEFAPQFQAGKLRAIAVSAPQRLAGSDTPTLKEQGVDLEFVNWRGVFAQTGAKPAEMKELQEAVAKAVASPEWQDILKQRGWIDQYQPADQFAAFLKEERARIEGTLKDIGLTK; this is translated from the coding sequence ATGGGCTCCCGTCATTCCCGCCTCTCCAAGGGTCTCTTCAAGGGCCTCTTCACCGCCGCGGCGCTGGCCGCCGCCGCCCTCACCGCCACCCCGTCGCTGGCCGAGTTGAAGGGGCTGGAGATCATCGCCCCGGCCAGCCCCGGCGGCGGCTGGGACCAGCATGCCCGCACCCTCCAGCAGGTGCTGCAGAACCAGAAGTTGGCCTCCGGCATCCAGGTCGCCAACATTCCCGGCGCCGGCGGCACCATCGGGCTGGCGCAGTTCGTCACCGCCAAGAAGCGCTCGCCGGCCATCCTGGTCGGCGGCCAGATCATGCTGGGCGCCATCGTCATGAACAAGTCGGCGGTGACGCTGGACCAGGTGGCGCCGCTGGCCCGGCTGACCGGCGAATACACCGCCATCGTCGTTCCGGCGGACTCGCCCATCAAGTCCTTCGCCGACCTGCTGCAGAAGTTCAAGGCCGATCCCGGCTCGGTGTCCTGGGGCGGCGGGTCGGCCGGCGGCAGCGACCAGATCCTCGCCGGGCTGATCGCCAAGACGGTCGGCGTCGATCCGGCCAAGGTCAACTATGTCGCCACCGCCGGCGGCGGCGAACTGCTGGCTTCCGCCCTCGGCGGGCATGTGACGCTCGGCATGGGCGGTTACAACGAGTTCGCGCCGCAGTTCCAGGCCGGCAAGCTGCGCGCCATCGCCGTCTCGGCACCGCAGCGTCTGGCCGGCAGCGACACCCCGACGCTGAAGGAACAGGGCGTCGACCTGGAGTTCGTCAACTGGCGCGGCGTCTTCGCCCAGACCGGCGCCAAGCCGGCCGAGATGAAGGAGCTTCAGGAGGCGGTGGCCAAGGCGGTCGCCAGCCCGGAATGGCAGGACATCCTGAAGCAGCGTGGCTGGATCGACCAGTACCAGCCGGCCGACCAGTTCGCCGCCTTCCTGAAGGAGGAGCGCGCCCGCATCGAAGGCACGTTGAAGGACATCGGTCTGACCAAGTAG
- a CDS encoding tripartite tricarboxylate transporter substrate binding protein: protein MIIAIPARGALAAAMLFAAAAFTTQASAQTELKSVEIIAPANAGGGYDQHARAMQQVLQNHKLAAGVQVVNIPGAGGTIGLSQFVTAKKRNPGMMISGLGMIGAILINKSPVTLDQVTPLGRLTGEYQPIVVAADSPLKTLDDLIAKFKADPGSVSWGGFAVGSPDHILYGLIVKAVGGDVGKMNYIAAGAGGEMMASILGGHITVATGGYNEMASQLQAGKLRALAISAPQRVPGIDIPTFKEQGVDVELVNWRAVMAPGTLKAEELKAMDEAVGAMVRTDEWKQIAKERGWIDLYLPSDRFTAFLKEERTRIGGVLTELGLVK from the coding sequence ATGATAATCGCCATTCCGGCCAGGGGCGCGCTCGCCGCGGCCATGCTGTTCGCCGCCGCGGCCTTCACCACCCAGGCTTCGGCCCAGACCGAGCTCAAATCCGTTGAGATCATCGCGCCGGCCAATGCCGGCGGCGGCTACGACCAGCATGCCCGCGCGATGCAGCAGGTGCTGCAGAACCACAAGCTCGCGGCCGGCGTCCAGGTGGTCAACATCCCCGGCGCCGGCGGCACCATCGGGCTCAGCCAGTTCGTCACCGCCAAGAAGCGCAACCCCGGCATGATGATCAGCGGCCTCGGCATGATCGGCGCGATCCTGATCAACAAGTCGCCGGTGACGCTCGACCAGGTGACGCCGCTGGGCCGCCTGACCGGGGAATACCAGCCCATCGTCGTCGCCGCGGATTCGCCGCTGAAGACGCTCGACGACCTGATCGCCAAGTTCAAGGCCGATCCCGGCTCGGTGTCCTGGGGCGGCTTCGCCGTCGGCAGCCCCGACCACATCCTCTACGGCCTGATCGTCAAGGCGGTCGGCGGCGACGTCGGCAAGATGAACTACATCGCCGCCGGGGCCGGCGGCGAGATGATGGCGTCGATCCTGGGCGGGCACATCACCGTCGCCACCGGCGGCTACAACGAGATGGCCTCGCAGCTCCAGGCCGGCAAGCTGCGGGCGCTCGCCATCTCGGCGCCGCAGCGCGTCCCCGGCATCGACATCCCGACCTTCAAGGAGCAGGGCGTCGACGTCGAGCTGGTGAACTGGCGGGCCGTGATGGCGCCGGGAACCCTGAAGGCGGAGGAACTGAAGGCGATGGACGAGGCCGTCGGCGCCATGGTCCGCACCGACGAGTGGAAGCAGATCGCCAAGGAGCGCGGCTGGATCGACCTCTATCTGCCGTCCGACCGCTTCACCGCCTTCCTGAAGGAGGAGCGCACCCGGATCGGCGGCGTCCTGACCGAGCTCGGCCTCGTCAAGTAA
- a CDS encoding potassium channel family protein, whose protein sequence is MRKGRLLHVRSGLSAEKTLFVRVAIVAVLLMLVVAVFWFDRDGLKDQIDGTVTFPDILYFAMITVTTVGYGDIVPVSHTARLIDAFAVTPIRIFIWFIFLGTAYELVVQRIVEDFRLSRIQKQLNGHIVLCGFGHSGFIAAQETLAKGHPGDRIVVIDESEDRMHLAAEAGLIGLLGDATSEETLVKACVGQAKAVIVSTGRDDTTILVVLTVRHLSTAAKIVASIKQEENIKLANLSGANLVVSPPKIGGYLMADAVETRHATPFLCDLMSAGGRMVLSERRAEPGEIGRTMAEVPAGIVVQVHSHGRDIAFTERDRYVIQPNDLLLIICQPPPAR, encoded by the coding sequence TTGCGCAAGGGGCGGCTGCTCCATGTCCGCTCCGGCCTGTCGGCGGAAAAGACCCTGTTCGTCCGCGTCGCGATCGTCGCCGTCCTGCTCATGCTGGTCGTCGCGGTGTTCTGGTTCGACCGCGACGGGCTGAAGGACCAGATCGACGGCACCGTCACTTTCCCCGACATCCTCTATTTCGCCATGATCACGGTGACCACCGTCGGCTATGGCGACATCGTTCCGGTCAGCCACACCGCCCGGCTGATCGACGCCTTCGCGGTCACGCCGATCCGCATCTTCATCTGGTTCATCTTCCTTGGCACCGCCTACGAACTCGTCGTGCAACGGATCGTGGAGGATTTCCGATTGAGCCGGATTCAGAAGCAGCTGAACGGGCACATCGTGCTGTGCGGCTTCGGCCACAGCGGTTTCATCGCCGCGCAGGAAACCCTCGCCAAGGGCCATCCCGGCGACCGAATCGTCGTCATCGACGAGTCCGAGGACCGCATGCACCTGGCCGCCGAAGCCGGCCTCATCGGCCTGCTGGGCGACGCCACCAGCGAGGAGACGCTGGTCAAGGCCTGCGTCGGACAGGCGAAGGCGGTGATCGTCAGCACCGGGCGCGACGACACCACGATCCTGGTGGTCCTGACCGTGCGCCACCTGTCCACCGCCGCCAAGATCGTCGCCAGCATCAAGCAGGAGGAGAACATCAAGCTCGCCAATCTCAGCGGTGCCAATCTCGTGGTGTCGCCACCCAAGATCGGCGGCTATCTGATGGCCGACGCGGTGGAGACACGCCACGCGACCCCCTTCCTGTGCGACCTGATGTCGGCCGGCGGGCGGATGGTGCTGAGCGAACGCCGGGCGGAACCCGGCGAGATCGGCCGGACCATGGCGGAGGTGCCCGCCGGCATCGTCGTGCAGGTCCACAGCCACGGCCGCGACATCGCCTTCACCGAACGCGACCGCTACGTCATCCAGCCGAACGACCTGCTGCTGATCATCTGCCAGCCGCCGCCCGCAAGGTAA